In Sus scrofa isolate TJ Tabasco breed Duroc chromosome 12, Sscrofa11.1, whole genome shotgun sequence, the DNA window TCAAATTTAACTCTGTAAGATTTCCTTAATCATTTGACCACAACTAATCCTTTCTCTGAACTTGTGAACGGAGACAAGCCAAACCTCTCATGCGGAGCTCAGCACCGCACAGGTTCATGCCGCTCTCTTTCAGGGGCACTAAGGTCTGTTAAGGTGGGAGCAGAGGTTTGTAGTTGGGAAAGTTGGATCTGAATTCTGGCTTCCAGGCTCTGTGACTTTAAACAGACCCTCAAGGCTTTCAGAGTCAAAGTTCTTTACGCATCTCTTTAAAGGCAAATGccatttcttgtcctttttttctttctttggctgcacccttggcatgtggcgcttcctgggccagggatcgaacccgtgccatagTTACCACCTGTCCCATGACTgcggcaaaactggatccttaacccactgcaccacaggggaacttccttaTCCTTCTTTTCTATCCTCCGCAATGCCCAACATCAAGGTCGGCACGCCACAGATGCCTGGTGACCGACAGCTCTTGCGTGGCCATGGTTTACCTCCCCCTGAGTCAGGCAGCCTTAGGGAGAGCTCGGGGTTCCCTGGCCGCAGACAACACTGCCCCCAAAGGGGCAGGTGAGGGACTAGGTCAGAGCCTGGGGTTTATCAACGCAATCCAGGCGCTTTCCTGGAAGGACTATAGGCAGTGCTGGGGAATCAGGAATATTCTAAACCTACCTACCAAGAACATAAACTGCCAGAGGTGCAGGTGGTGTCAGCTAATGTGCCCTGAACAAGGCTACAGGCAACCAGACACCCGACGCCAGCTTCGGGGTAACGGATTTGCAGGATGCCTGCCCAACTCCTTGGACAGGGAAGCAGCACTAACATCAGACGTGTAAGCGGATCCAAGGAGTGAGAACTGTGCTCACCGTCTGTTTGAAGCCGACAGCTGTGTGCTGAGGGGCCTTGCGAAGGGCGTTGGTCATTGTTCTCCGGGCCTCCGAGTACTCCAGCTGGATGGCTTTGATCCGCCCTGGGTGTGGAGAGGAGGCGAGCTGGTCAAGAGGATGGCATCCCCCAAACCCCCCGCAAAGCCAGGGTGCCAAATGGGCCTCTTCTGCACCACAGGCACCACGTTCTCAGAAAATTTGCGCCGAGGGAGCCTGAGACCCCTTCTGGCGGGGGCGACGGGCCCTGCTCACCTGTGTAGTAGAGGTACCTTGCCCACTCGTTGTTGTTGGCCTGCTCGGGGAACACGGACTTGGACACCAGCTTCTCGGCCTGGTCGTACAAGTTGTAGTGCAAGTAGTTCCGCAGCAGGAGGTTCAGCAACGTGGCCTGCCCATCCGCGTCGTGCCGCAGGGTGGCTGTCCGGAGCCGTGCATGCAAGAAGCTTTGTGAAGGAAGGACACAAGAGGTCAAGGGCCTCAAATAATAACTCTTCAAATTGCCTCTGGGAGATCCCTCGTGGtgccgtgggttagggatctggcattgtcaccactgtagCTCCGcagctgctatggcatgggttcgatccctggcctgggaacttccacatgctgcaagcactcctggccctgccccaaACCAACTGCCTCTGTCCTCTCCATTCTCTCTCAATTTCTAAAAAAGTGATTCAAACTGCTCTGCTGATTAGTCACTGAACATTCGGCTGCTGCGGGCCTTCTCTGTGGAGCACTGGTCCACGTGCACAAAAGGGACAGAACTCTGCTCAAGGAACCTGCATTCTAGCGGGGGGGAGACAGACATCCATCGCGGTAAATAAGCCTATCGCACAGCGTGATGGCAGGTGGTAGGGGAGATGCTGAAATCAAGGTAAGTGTGATGGGGACCGCAAGAGGGGAGAAGGGTGGGGCTGTGACTTTATGGAGCTCAGTCAGGGGGACTCACTGAGAAGGAAACGGTTAAGCAGTCAGGCTTgaagggggcagagggaagagccagCGCAAAGACCCCGAGGGAGAGTGTGCTGATGTTCCCGCAGAAGGGCAGGGTGCTGGCGCCTGAGTGGGTGCATCAGGCAGCAACGGGGGTAAAGGCAGGAGACAGTAATGGGGGCCAGATCCTGCTGGGCCTCATGCACTTATATCCTGAGGGCTCTGGCTGCTCCCTGAGGGAAATGGGGAGCCCCTGCAGGTTTGAAGCGGAGGCGTGAGGGTTTTCCAGCCTGTCCTCTCGTACCTTTGACCCACTAATGACTCCTCCATTGATGTGGCATGAAGGAAGGGCCTGGGGGACAGGACCTATCAGCCCGGTGGTCATCTCTGCTTTTTCATCTCGTCTCAGTCCCTCTCCCAAGCTCTCACTCGGCTCAGAGTGTGTTAATCACCGCCCTCACTTCCTGACGGGCACCTGACACCTCCCAGCCCCTTGCCCTCTGCAGGCCCACAGCTCCGCAGCAGTGACTGACCACGTCTCTGACCCCAGGGCCACCAGCCAGACCCTTGGCCACCAGTACCTGCGCACCACATCCAGCTTGTCCAGGAACTCATAGACCCGGGCGTGATAATAGTAACACTTCGCAGCCACGAGGTCCAGTGCCCGGCGGTTCTGAGTGCTGATCTTCTGCATCAGGTCATCCGAGATCTTCTGTGCCTGGGGAGGCAGCCAAAAGAGAGTCAAGTGGcggttcttcaaaaagttaaacaggaAGCTGGCACATGAGCCAGCAGCTCCCCTCCTAGGCGTACGTCCAAGAGAACTGGAAACAAGTTCACATCGAAACGTGCACACGAGCACTCGCATGAGCATCATGCACCACAACCAAAGAGTGGAAATAACCCGAGTGTCTATCACGCAGTGAATGGACAAACACAACGCGGCACATCCACACAGTGGAGGTTACTCATCCGTAACAGGGAACAGAGCACAGACACCAGCTACAACGTGGATAAACCTAGAAAACATTATGCTACACAAAGAAGCCAGCTGCAAAAGGCATgaattatataattccatttaagtGGAATGTCCGGAATAGGAAAATCCATGAGACACAAAATAGATCAATGGGCTGGGCTGAGGagagaatggggagtgactgctgacTGGCAGGGTGTTTTTTTCGGGTGGGACTGATTAAACTGGTCTAGGGATGACGGCtgcacaaccttgtgaatatatCAAAACCCGATCAACTGTACATTTTCAAGGGGGTAAATTATATCTAAAACAAACGAAAGCCAACCAATGACAtgacaagggaaaaacaaaacagaactgagAAGTGAGACCTGTCCCTTCTGGTGCGAGAGTGGGACAAGAGCTAAGACTGACAAAGAAGCTGGCCTTCACTGGGGGAGGGGTGCAAGAGTCACATCCAAAAGCGGGTCCTTCAGTTCCACAACAGTAGCTGCCCTTTGTTAAAATGCTGGGAATGCTTACTGCATGGGCAGGCCATTGTGCtaaggaacttttaaaaatacatttaataccaACCATAATCTTTTACACACACTGCCCCATTTTACACACAGCTAGGAGAAATTAATTTGACTAAGGTACAGATGGAACTGGGACCCAGGTCTTTCTGTCTCAGGATCTACTTTTCTCAAATGTatccactggagttcccgttgtggctcaacagtaacaaacccaactagtatccctgaggatgtgggtttgatccctggcctcactcagtggttaagatctggtgttgccgtgagctgtggtgtaaagtcgcagacacagctcagatcctgtgcggctgtggctgttgctgtggcgcaggccggcagctggggctctgattcaacccctagcctgggaacctgcaggtgtggccctaaaaagaagaagaaaatagaagaaagcaTCCCCTATACTAGCGTTGCACCACACAGGTACAGAATGACCACTGCCAGCCCTTTCCCAGAGCCCAAGCAGGAGTTGGGGGTCTCCCCGGAGGTGGGTTTGGGCGTATTCCCACGTGGGGGAAGAGTCCGGGGGACAGTTAATAACCCAGTGACAATATATTTCTTTGCTGGAGGCAATCTCCCCCACAAATCCGGCACACCGCACGTTACTCTCTCCCGCTGGACCTGGGTACCTCTTTGTAGCGCTTGCTGTTCATCAGGAAGATGACCACGAGGAGCTGGAGATAGGCTTCCACTTCAGGCAGGAGGGGAGCTGACGCAGCTTTTCCTGTTCGGGGCCGGAACTGTAAATCGGCTTCTGTGTCCATGGGCTAAGAGAGGACAGGGGTCACCGTGGAAAAGCTCAGTCAGATAATCAACCTAGATTTTATGTATTTCGACAAGTACTTATTAGATGCCTACTACGTGCCAAGATTTTCCTAGGTGCAAAAAAAAGATGCCATAGTCTCTTTCCAAAGGGAGTCAAGGAGGCTGGCAATATAATGCAGAAAAGGGTTGCAGGAGTACAGTATCTTTACAGAATGTAAGGGGGACAGAAAGGGTGATGTAAGGACCCCCCCAAGAGCCTACAATCTAAGTAGCGGTTAAACCACCATACCTGGGACCACTGCAGATTCTATCAGGCAGAGTTTAATAAAGTGATATAATTCTAGAGATGACATCAAGAATAGTGagacaaaacaattttttcttttggggggaacAAGGGAAATTTGGGGGAAACTGACATATACATACCACTTTTTTCCAGACCTAGTCACTAAGATTGGAATAATGTGTAACAGCCCCCCAAACGATCATGTTGGGTGAATTTAGAGATGTGATGTAAAGGTtaggttggggttgggggtgctttccaggcagggctgggggagggtgcttttcctccttcccagaCAATGAAGTCTTCACTGTGCAGCTCAAGGGGTTTTCTGAGTCATCACATCTACGACACATATAGGATTTTAGGAAGATGATCGCGGCTGAAGGGTCAATGAGGTTTGAGAAGGGGCAGAACCCAAATGGGATCATGGAGGATAAGGGGGGTTTCACAGcttgaaaggaaaaggagaggttTCTCCCGGCACCAAGACCACTACCGCCAGCAAACTAACGTCATCAACATGCACCATGAGCCACACGCTGTTCTAGGGCTTCTCTCCCCCATCCTCCCACTGCCCCCAAATCTGTTCATTATCACATTtaccaaatgaagaaaatgaggcccaAGGAGGTTAGGTCATTTACCCAAATCCCACAGGTACCAAATGATAGAATTTCTGGCTTCAAATTAAACTCTAGCTCCAAAACCTGTGCTCCTAACTGCTGTTCTATACGTCATCACATATAGATGTCATATAGAAGGTGGTGGGACCTTCTCTGAGGCCAACAGAGAGACATCAGCAAACTGGAGGAGagagtgtgtgttgggggtagCGGGAAATGAGTATAGTTGGAGGGGTCCTGATTTCTAGCTCCTTCTTCTGACTTGGAAAATCCACCCCCCAGGGCAGAAGGACGGTCCCCTGGCTGGAGGACAAAAGAGTATTAAAAGGGGctgctatggagttcccgtcgtggctcagtggttaacaaatctgactaggaaccatgagggtgcaggttcgatccctggccttgctcagtaggttaaggatccggtgttgccgggagccaTGGTGTGGCTCGGggtcccgcgctgctgtggctctggggtaggctggcggctatagctccaattagacccctagcctgggaacctctatatgccacgggagtggccctagaaaaggcaaaaagacaaaaaaaaaaaacaaaaaaaacaaaaaacaaaaaactaaaagggGCTGCTATGCTCCACGACTCTGCTACAGTAAGGAACAAGACAGGCCTTCAGGATGGGAAAGTTACACTGGGCAGAATGAGTGTGTCGGCGTGTGTCTCAGGCCCAGCCCGCACCCTTTCCACTGGCCTGACTCactcacctcttccaggaaggggAGCAAGAAGTCCCGAGTGGCACTGTTTGAGGTGAAGAAGCCATGCACGGCCTTGTACAGAACATAGTGGTTGAGGCGGCGAGACGTGGAAGGCAGCATCCGCAGGGCCCGCAGCACGAACCGAGGCTCCTTGCCCGACACTGCCTTCTCCAGCTGTTTCACGTGCTCCTTGATGTCTGCGGAGGCCACAGGAGGACAAAATGTTACTTCTAACTCCGCCTACTCTCCCGCTGCTCCGGCCAAGCAGTTCTGGGGAGCCTCTTACAAAAGGGCAGGGTGCACACAGTCGCCTCTTTCACCCTAAGAGGGCTGAACGATACTTACGGATGCCATACACTGACTTAAAAACATAACCAGgagacaaggaaaaataaagctggggtgggggaaggaatagagggtgagagaaaaggaaaaaaaactaagagaacaaaacagacacatggagGTTTATCAGACCTTCAAATACGAAAAGAGTTTCTACATGTAAACAACGGGAGAAATCACACATCCGCAAAAACTGATGAACTTGATTAAAAATACCCATGAACTTGATTAAAAATACCCAATAACTGTAAACAAAAATACCTGCAACAAATGTGACCAAAGATTCATATTCTACAAGGAGCCTGTATGGAcattgattaaaataaataaatgtgggagttcccgtggtggcgcagtggttaacgaatccgactaggaaccatgaggttgcgggttcgatccctgcccttgctcagtgggttaatgatccggcgttgccgtgagctgtggtgtaggttgcagacgcggctcagatcccgagttgctgtggctctggcgtaggccggtggctacagctccgattggacccctagcctgggaacctccatatgctgcgggagcggcccaagaaatggcaaaaaagacaaaaataaataaataaataaataaacaaaataaaataaataaatgtgaacctGAATGGACAATACAAAAAAGAGGAACAACAAACAATGgatgtgaaaaatatatttcactagTATTCAGATAACTGCAGATGAAGACCTTTTTCAATTACTAAACTAGAAATATCTTGAAAATGGTAACAAAGACCATAAGGGTGAACAGGACATTTCTGCTGGTGTACTGTACATCAGCACAGTTTTTTCTGGACAATATCTACCAAAAACTTTaccctttcaggagttcccgtcgtggcgcagtggttaatgaatccgactaggaaccatgaggttgcgggttcggtccctgcccttgctcagtgagttaacgatccagcattgccgtgagctgtggtgtaggtcgcagatgcagcttcaatccggcgttgctgtggctctggtgtaggccggcggctatagctctgattcagcccctagcctgggaacctccatatgccgtgggagtggcccaaaagaaatagcaaaaagacaaaaaacaaaaacaaaaactttcccTTTCAACTTATGGATCTATATGGAAGGAAGAATCATAAAGGCAGACCAAACACTTGGGCACAGATGGAGTTCCCTTacggagcagtgggttaaggatctggcattatctctgcagcgctttggatcactgctgtggtacggattcaatccctagcctgaggaacttccacgtgccttgggcctggccaaaaaaaagaaaaagagagagagaaactaggGCACAGAGATGATGGGTGCAAAACTGTTTACaatagaagaaaatggaaacaaatgtctAAGAATACTGGAGTGCAATCAATTGGTAGCTTCTTAGTTACCTTTGTAAATTCAGCATATGGTGCCTGGGTCACATTAATGATATATACTAATGATAACAGCTAATATTTATGAAGGGTTTTactaggtttttgggtttttttggccacatcatgTGGTGGCTTGacgtgggatcttagttcccagaccaaggacagAACCTGGGGTGCAGTGATGAAAGTGCCGAATCCTAACTattagactaccagggaactcccctttattaTGTTAGGCACCATtctaagcttttttctttttttaatggctgttcctgggcgaggggctgaatccgagctgcagctgtgatctattcTGCAGCTGGGCCAAAGCCAGCTCCTCTAACCCAATGAGTTGTGCTGGGGAACGAAccagtgcctctgcagcaacccaagttgtcgcaatcaggttcttaacccactgtgtcacagtgggaactcctagttctaaGCATTTGAATCGTCACAATAACTCAATTAAGTAAACACTAGTACTTTCATTTGTAGAGATAAGAAAACTAATTTCAGAGCTCATATTCTTTGCCACTATGtcaggtattcaataaatgtttctggAATACACTGAGTGCTATGTTTACGGATGTGTTACATGAAAGCACACAAACCCATCTGTATTTAGTTATGCCCTGTTCCTAACTGGTTATATAGCCTTGATCTCCATTATGGGAGAACAGCTCAAAAATTCATGGGAAAAATGTTAACCATGGCTGTTTTTACCCCCTTCTACTTCAGAGCTTTCATATTAAATGAGGTGTTTAAAAGAAacatgagagttccctggtggctcagtaggttaaggacctggcattgtcattgctgtggtgtgggttcgatcactggcttgGAAACTTTCGCATATAGTCGACTCTCATAAACCGCAAAAAAGGATCTTATTTAGATAATAAGTCTGCTgtccaactttattttattttattttattttttggtctttttttgctatttcttgggtcgctcccgtggcatatggaggttgccaggctaggggtcgaatcagagctgtagccaccagcctatgccagagccacagcaacgcgggatccgagccgcgtctgcgacctacaccacagctcacggcaacgccggatccttaacccactgagcaagggcagggaccgaacccgcaacctcatggttcctagtcggattcgttaaccactgcgccacgacgggaactcctgctgtccAACTTTAGAGTAGGAGCTCATGCAGTCAACACTATCACACTCTCAAAACACCACTCAGGTGCATCAATTTGCttatttccatgtgttttttgttttgtttggtttttcagggcctcacccatggcatatggaggttcccaggctaggggttgaattggagctgtaggtgccagcctatacaacagccacagcatgccagatccactctgtgtctgcgacctacaccccagctcacggcaacactggatccttaacccactgagtgaggccaggggtcgaacccgcaacctcatggttcctagtccgatttgtttcctctgagccacaacgggaactcctacttcaatGTTTTTGAGCGAGGTTCTTATGCAGTTAAGtacagagaaaatcaataaatagtCTGGTCCTATTTGATccagaacagaaaaacaacatcAAGATCACAATGAGAAGCTCTCACTCTACCCACTCCGAATGTGGACAGGGAGCTCTGAGTAAGAAAAGCGAAATATGAACTTGGAGGAACGAGAGAATGATAGGAAACTGGCAACAGGTGCCGAGGAGAAAAGAAATGGGCTGGGGGTTGTTTAGGTGGAAGGCAAGTACGAGGAACTCAAACAAGGTGtgtaatatatttaaactttAGAAACAGTAGGAGTTTGGGCTTAGAGGAGGAGAAACAGGGCAAAGGGGATCGCGCGGGCATCTCAATTACAGCAACTAGGAAGCAAGATGCTATGTAAAAAGAGCTCTTTTAGGGCAGTTTGCTAAAGGTAGTTAAGACAACAAACCATTCTTAAAACTCGGGGCCAGTATTCTGCGTCATCCTGACCTCCTTCGCACATGACTACACTGGTTTTTAGAGAGGTCAATCATACACTGGGGACGCCAGAATCAGTGTAAAAGGAGTAATAACGTCAGAGGAGAGAATTCAGAAAAGGGAGTCTACGGGCCCAATGACATCTAGTTCTGGACGCAACCCCAGGTTGCGGAGAGGTGTGTGCGAAGGGCCTGAGCCCGGAGAGAAGGCTCGGCTAGTGAGGCTGGGGTCGGAGTGTGAGGGAAGTAGGGGCGGGCACCTGGGGGTGATCTCAACGAACTAGGGGTGGTAGAGGCTGCGCTGGATCACCGCGGCGCTGTCACCCGTGGTCATGGCATGCCCACGGCCCGCGCTCTCGTACCCTCCAAGGTGACGGTGTCCAGCTCTCGCTGGGAGTGCTcagccgccgccgctgccgccttGCCATCGGTCTCCCCGGTTGATGCGCCACCGGCCGCTGCCTCTTCTTTCATCTCCACATCTTGAGGGGCTGGGGGCGGCGGTGGTTCCTGCTCCGCTCCGCCGGGCGGTGGCTTTGCCTTGTCCGTGCCACGGCGCCGCGCCGAGCCCTCCTGCTTCATGGCGCCCGGGGTCGCGGCCTAGTCCGGGGACCGAGGCCGGGGCCTCGGGTGAATCCTCGCACCGGAGACCAGGAACCGAGCCGGGCCTGCACACGAGCGCGGGCTCGCGTCGGGCCGCACGATGACGGAGCAGCTGCAAACCCCTTCCCGGCGCTGGGCCTTGTGGGAAATGCCAGGCCGAGTGGGCCAATTGCCGAGTCCACAAAGGGGAGAAAAATCAACAGCCGATGTGCGGATGGAGGCGGATCTTCGAGGAGGAGCGGGGAGGAGCCTGTAGGGGTTTGTCCGGCTTGTTTTGAActgtttctgtgtgtttttttcctttgtgttcctTTCCGGTGTATTTCTATGTATGTCCGCATGAGGTCCCCTCAGGCCCCCACTGGGTCACTGCGGACTCTAAGCACCCAACTTCGATGAAATGGGTAGGGTCTATCCAAGCGCAGAGCGTGATGACGCCACGAGTTGCCAGGCGAGTTTCATGCCTAAACTCGCTCAATTTGCAGTTCTCAACCGCCGCTTGATGCAACTGGCGcgagagaagaaaagaagctgCGAAGGGATGTTGAGCTAGGCTGTTGGGCTGAAAACTACACCGAATTGGAGACGAGGAAGAACCCCATGGGATTCAGACTTTCTTGTCCGATTTTAGCTAGTGCTGAAAATAAGGCATAAAATCTCTGCAGCCTGGGAGTGCGGATGCGGGGAGAGTGCATTTGCGTATAATCACTTATAATTTAGTAAAATTTAGGGGTCCACTCTATGTGAGGCTCAGGGCTAGCACATTTCAGGGGGCAGGGtggtggaaaaaacaaacaaacaaacaaacaaaaaaaaaacagctccagaagttctctttgtggctcagcagtaacaaacccgactaatatacatgaagatgcaggttcaatccctggcctcgctcagcggcttaggaatctggcgttgccataaactgcggtgtaggtcgcagacgtagctcgggtctggcatgttgctgtggctgtggtgtaggctggctgctgcagctcgaattccaaccctagcctgggaacttccatatgctgcaggtgcagccctaaaaagcaaacaaaaacaaaaaacaaaaaaaaaccccgcaaaccaacactccccacccccccgcgcgccagaaaaaaaacaacccagaaaaacagctccaGAGCGTGGTCTGCTGGAAGCTCTGCTCTGGGCTGCCATGTATTGTGATGCTGGACACAAGAGGGTGGAAGATGATGATGGAGACTCTTCACTGTAGTGAAATGGGGAACAGAATAATAGTCTACCTAAGGTGGGCTTAAGAATCCCCCAGgggaggagttctcgtcgtggcgcagtggttaacgaatccgactaggaaccatgaggttgcgggttccgtccttgcccttgctcagtgggttaacgatccagcattgccgtgagctgtggtgtaggtcgcagacgcggctcggatcccgcgttgctgtggctctggcgtaggctaatggctacggctccgattcgacccctagcctgggaacctccatatgccgcgggagcggcccaagaaatagcaaaaagacaaaaaaaaaaaaaaaaaaaaaaatatatatatatatatatatatatatatatataaatatatataaaaaagaatcccCCAGGGGAAAAATTTGGACCAGAAACACAGTCtacttatttttcaaaggaaTCCTCTAGTGATTTTTCAAGAGGAAGATACAGGTTCCAATTTattaaaagacacaaaacaaaaactcctttCCTATCttggaggttttctttttctttttttcagtgtacAGCAAGTTTTACTTTGCCCTCAGAGAAAGTGGGTCACCCTGGATAGGGAGAGTGACCTGGGAGGtttgtgaacttattaaaaaaatttttatggctgcattggcggctcatggaagttcccggaccacgAATTGAATCCGAGACATGACCtatgcagctgtggccatgcaggatcctttaacccattgccaGGCTgcgggatcaaacttgcacctctgcagccactgGAGCCACTTCagtcaattcttaacccactgcaccaggatgggaactcctcttggaaCTTTAGTCTCTTCCATAAATGGAAGTTTTAGACCAGGTCAGATCCTGTAAGACAACCTAGCCCTGGGTAAGGTCCTAGAGGGCAGAGAATATGTTTTAGCCATGTTCTTCTTTATACAGAGAGAGACTATTCTCTGTATCCTCCCCCTTTATACTATTGCAGCAAACAGCTCCTTGTACTAAACAACCATTTGCTAAATGGACAAGTGCATTCTCCGGTTTTAGGGAAAGAGGCCTTTACCAATTCCTCCCTAACTGTCCTCCTCGTCCCTGGGGCTGGGAGATGGATATCAGGACTTTTGAATCATCACTGGAATGAATCTAGTAGGCCTCTTCTTTGTAACATCATATCTGTGACTGAAGGTGGGCGAGAATGGTAAAGGAAGAAGACAGACAGGCTTTGTGTTTCATCTTTATGAAGTTACCCTTCTGGATGGTGAGGGTGTTAGCTCACCTCTTTATTAAGTTtacatcacaagggaaaaaacacTCAAGTCAGCAGATAACTACCCACTATGTCCTTGGGCAATAGGGTGAGGCCTTGGAAGATGCCccaggatgggggaggatggCTTAACCCAAAGCCTTTGGCGCTTGGTCATGAATTCTTGGTGAGTGAGGGAACCAGCCTGGGCAGGGGTGGTGAAGAAAGGGGAGCGTCTGACTCTTGAGGCCAAAAACCTT includes these proteins:
- the PSMD3 gene encoding 26S proteasome non-ATPase regulatory subunit 3, whose protein sequence is MKQEGSARRRGTDKAKPPPGGAEQEPPPPPAPQDVEMKEEAAAGGASTGETDGKAAAAAAEHSQRELDTVTLEDIKEHVKQLEKAVSGKEPRFVLRALRMLPSTSRRLNHYVLYKAVHGFFTSNSATRDFLLPFLEEPMDTEADLQFRPRTGKAASAPLLPEVEAYLQLLVVIFLMNSKRYKEAQKISDDLMQKISTQNRRALDLVAAKCYYYHARVYEFLDKLDVVRSFLHARLRTATLRHDADGQATLLNLLLRNYLHYNLYDQAEKLVSKSVFPEQANNNEWARYLYYTGRIKAIQLEYSEARRTMTNALRKAPQHTAVGFKQTVHKLLIVVELLLGEIPDRLQFRQPSLKRSLMPYFLLTQAVRTGNLAKFNQVLDQFGEKFQADGTYTLIIRLRHNVIKTGVRMISLSYSRISLADIAQKLQLDSPEDAEFIVAKAIRDGVIEASINHEKGYVQSKEMIDIYSTREPQLAFHQRISFCLDIHNMSVKAMRFPPKSYNKDLESAEERREREQQDLEFAKEMAEDDDDSFP